The proteins below come from a single Dermacentor albipictus isolate Rhodes 1998 colony chromosome 7, USDA_Dalb.pri_finalv2, whole genome shotgun sequence genomic window:
- the LOC135918511 gene encoding uncharacterized protein, with translation MANRNGQAIRCQRDRGNRRPHAQPLGALQPPASRRRPVRVGGPPAVQPARVPPPVFGEAVPMPAPTALAPLAFPAPPLWSTTSVNLVAPMWAPPVFPAPALVSSAIGAPQAWTVLVPPVPSQVAPGVIVRAPPLMAYPPVGINATWVIPASVPVSLVEPAMPTTSLLSATSPLSWTTTYETEDEYAVIESAVLWVTAPVATARYF, from the coding sequence ATGGCCAACCGGAATGGTCAAGCCATCCGATGCCAGAGAGACCGGGGGAACCGGCGGCCACATGCGCAGCCATTGGGGGCGCTCCAGCCGCCCGCGTCGAGGAGGAGGCCGGTCCGTGTGGGCGGGCCGCCAGCCGTACAGCCGGCACGAGTTCCACCCCCGGTGTTTGGAGAGGCGGTGCCGATGCCCGCTCCCACTGCTCTAGCACCACTGGCGTTTCCGGCTCCACCACTGTGGTCAACAACGTCGGTAAACCTCGTCGCGCCTATGTGGGCCCCACCGGTGTTCCCAGCCCCTGCGCTGGTGTCATCGGCCATTGGTGCACCGCAAGCGTGGACAGTACTGGTACCTCCTGTCCCATCGCAGGTGGCCCCAGGTGTGATTGTGCGGGCACCACCACTGATGGCATACCCGCCGGTGGGGATAAACGCAACGTGGGTTATACCAGCGAGCGTTCCCGTATCGTTGGTAGAACCGGCAATGCCGACCACATCGCTGCTGTCAGCCACATCTCCACTGTCGTGGACGACCACCTACGAGACTGAGGACGAGTACGCCGTGATCGAGAGCGCTGTCTTGTGGGTGACCGCCCCAGTTGCCACAGCCCGCTACTTCTAG